The proteins below are encoded in one region of Micromonospora sp. DSM 45708:
- a CDS encoding GNAT family N-acetyltransferase, whose amino-acid sequence MAVRAEHDRAVLAGLLGRDPVLHAYQLGDLDDFFWPYTSWFRSGDEVVLLYHGVELPTLLAFAAPDRVAALSGLLVAVAPVLPARLWAHLSPGLEATVARWYGVSDAAAHDRMVLTDPVRLAAVPAVGEPLGRADLPQLRELYAVAYPGNWFDPRMVDTGQYVGVREGGRLVAVAGVHVWSPRWRVAAVGNVTTHPDVRGRGLGAGVVAALCARLRASVDHVTLNVRADNAAAVRLYGRLGFTRVAGFTECALTRVAGGSGGVSAGPAG is encoded by the coding sequence ATGGCGGTGCGGGCGGAGCATGACCGGGCGGTGCTGGCCGGGTTGTTGGGTCGGGATCCGGTGTTGCACGCGTACCAGTTGGGTGATCTGGACGATTTCTTCTGGCCGTACACGTCGTGGTTCCGCTCGGGTGACGAGGTGGTGTTGCTGTACCACGGGGTGGAGTTGCCGACGTTGTTGGCGTTCGCGGCGCCGGATCGGGTGGCGGCGTTGTCGGGGTTGTTGGTGGCGGTGGCGCCGGTGTTGCCGGCGCGGTTGTGGGCGCACCTGTCCCCTGGTCTGGAGGCGACGGTGGCGCGGTGGTACGGGGTGTCGGACGCGGCGGCGCACGATCGGATGGTGTTGACGGATCCGGTGCGGTTGGCGGCGGTGCCGGCGGTGGGTGAGCCGTTGGGTCGGGCGGACCTGCCGCAGTTGCGGGAGTTGTACGCGGTGGCGTATCCGGGGAACTGGTTCGATCCGCGGATGGTGGACACCGGCCAGTATGTGGGGGTGCGCGAGGGTGGCCGGTTGGTGGCGGTGGCGGGGGTGCACGTGTGGTCGCCGCGGTGGCGGGTGGCGGCGGTGGGGAACGTGACGACGCATCCGGACGTGCGGGGGCGTGGTCTGGGCGCGGGTGTGGTGGCGGCGTTGTGCGCGCGGCTGCGGGCGTCGGTGGATCATGTGACGCTGAACGTGCGGGCGGACAACGCCGCGGCGGTGCGGTTGTACGGGCGGTTGGGTTTCACCCGGGTCGCGGGGTTCACCGAGTGCGCGTTGACGCGGGTGGCCGGCGGGTCGGGCGGGGTGTCAGCGGGCCCGGCTGGGTGA
- a CDS encoding sulfite exporter TauE/SafE family protein, which produces MDAVVGGGGLLLLPALLLAAPGVPVATALGTNKLAAIFGTSTAAVTYARRTKLDWAVAGPAAGLAVVTAGLGAALAGAVPAGAYRPVVLVVLVAVAVFVVARPRLGVVASPARRTRWRVVVAVAVAGLGVALYDGLIGPGTGTFLVLVFTALVGADFVHASAMAKVVNAGTNLGALVVFGLTGHVWWWLGAAMAVCNVAGAVVGARMALRRGAGFVRVVLLVVVLALVARLGYDQWSAVR; this is translated from the coding sequence GTGGACGCGGTGGTGGGTGGTGGCGGGTTGCTGCTGTTGCCGGCGTTGTTGCTGGCGGCGCCGGGGGTGCCGGTGGCGACGGCGTTGGGGACGAACAAGTTGGCGGCGATCTTCGGTACGTCGACGGCGGCGGTGACGTATGCGCGGCGGACGAAGCTGGACTGGGCGGTGGCGGGTCCGGCGGCGGGGTTGGCGGTGGTGACGGCCGGGTTGGGTGCGGCGTTGGCGGGTGCGGTGCCGGCGGGGGCGTACCGGCCGGTGGTGCTCGTGGTGTTGGTGGCGGTGGCGGTGTTCGTGGTGGCCCGGCCGCGGTTGGGGGTGGTGGCGTCGCCGGCGCGGCGGACCCGGTGGCGGGTGGTGGTGGCGGTGGCGGTGGCGGGGTTGGGTGTCGCGTTGTACGACGGGTTGATCGGTCCGGGTACGGGCACGTTTCTGGTGTTGGTGTTCACGGCGTTGGTGGGTGCGGATTTCGTGCACGCGTCGGCGATGGCGAAGGTGGTGAACGCGGGGACGAATCTGGGGGCGCTGGTGGTGTTCGGGCTGACGGGGCACGTGTGGTGGTGGTTGGGGGCGGCGATGGCGGTGTGCAACGTGGCCGGGGCGGTGGTGGGTGCGCGGATGGCGTTGCGGCGGGGTGCGGGGTTCGTGCGGGTGGTGTTGTTGGTGGTGGTGCTGGCGTTGGTGGCGCGGTTGGGTTACGACCAGTGGTCGGCGGTGCGGTGA
- a CDS encoding endonuclease/exonuclease/phosphatase family protein has product MRLATFNLLHGRSLTDGLVDPDRLTAAVTALDADVLALQEVDRDQTRSGKLDLTALAAHALHADHHRFAAAVVGTPGEHFRPLTHDDDGHGEPLYGVGLISRHPVRSWQVTRLPAAPVRSPIYIPGPGGGLVLLRDEPRVVLAAVLDTPHGPLTVAATHLSFVPGWNVWQLRRVVRALRALPAPRILLGDLNLPAGPAAALSRWRPLARRPTYPAGQPRVQLDHILADPHHLDRLPPVTAVATPPSTISDHRPLVVDLG; this is encoded by the coding sequence GTGCGCCTGGCCACCTTCAACCTGCTGCACGGCCGCTCCCTCACCGACGGGCTCGTCGACCCCGACCGACTCACCGCCGCCGTCACCGCCCTCGACGCCGACGTGCTCGCCCTCCAGGAAGTCGACCGCGACCAGACCCGCAGCGGCAAACTCGACCTCACCGCCCTCGCCGCCCACGCCCTGCACGCCGACCACCACCGCTTCGCCGCCGCCGTCGTCGGCACCCCCGGCGAACACTTCCGCCCCCTCACCCACGACGACGACGGCCACGGCGAACCCCTCTACGGCGTCGGCCTCATCAGCCGCCACCCCGTCCGCTCCTGGCAGGTCACCCGCCTACCCGCCGCGCCCGTCCGCTCACCCATCTACATCCCCGGCCCCGGCGGCGGACTCGTCCTGCTGCGCGACGAACCCCGCGTCGTCCTCGCCGCCGTCCTCGACACCCCTCACGGCCCGCTCACCGTCGCCGCCACCCACCTGTCCTTCGTCCCCGGCTGGAACGTGTGGCAACTGCGCCGCGTCGTCCGCGCCCTGCGCGCCCTACCCGCCCCGCGCATCCTGCTCGGCGACCTCAACCTCCCCGCCGGCCCCGCCGCCGCGCTGTCCCGCTGGCGCCCCCTGGCCCGCCGCCCCACCTACCCGGCCGGACAACCCCGCGTCCAGCTCGACCACATCCTCGCCGACCCCCACCACCTCGACCGGCTCCCACCCGTCACCGCCGTCGCCACGCCACCGTCCACCATCTCCGACCACCGCCCCCTCGTCGTCGACCTCGGCTGA